GCCTATCCATTTTCATTTTTACCCCTTAAAACCTCCTTTCTGTAgcattaatttctttctttctttctttcttttttgagacACGTGATCTAGCTTTTATTCTCAAAACACCTTCTTGCATGGAAATCAACAAAGTTTTGATAAAATGATCTCTAGATTTCTTCAAAATATTAGCTAGAGatctatatttattataaaataataataaacaaaaaGCTAAGCCAACTGAGTAAATGTTGAACATCAGTGTTGGGTGCCAAACATTGATTCTTTTGGAGGCATTACTCTGAATCATGTAATTCCTATTTGTTGGTTTGGCAGCAATTTCAAAAACAAATTAAATCAAAGAAGTATtctgaagccaacaactgttaGCTTAGTTGGTTGGCATGTCATGCCTAGGGCTTGCCTCTGAAAAATGCCCAGGGTTCAAATCCAGGGCattgctttttttaaaaaaaataaaaagaacacTTTGGAGCACCAAAAGCATGAGTAGTGAATCCATCGACTTCGACCAGGTAGTAGATGTGTAGTTACATGTAACTTCAATAAAGAAAACCATTCAAGTATTATTTAAAAAAGATACATCTTAACAACTATGAAAAATCCACAATGAACTCCCATGTGAAAATGCTAGGCAGTTGAAACTGGATATCTGCCAGGTACAGTAAAGATGACAAGTTTGGAAATGGGTATCAACAATCAAGTTAACTATTCAAATGAAGTAAAATATACCTGTTCCTCATGGGAGCAGTAAACCCCAAGGCACTTGAAGTCATGAACCTGTTGATGGGGAGACCAGTACCAGCCAAAGCACAAGCACCAAGGGGGCAGAAATTCATCCGTTCCTTGCAATCAACCAGGCGACCAGCATCGCGTTCAAGCTACAGCATAGCATCACAGGCAATGTAAATTTATCCAGACATTAGTTCTAAGATGCACTGGCATGTCTTTTGATGCATTCAAAATAATCCAAATATTCATATTATTAGTTCTCATTAATCCAGAAGAAACAAAATAGATGCCACATATACATCTTACTGCAAAGAATTGATGCATCAATTATGACACATTAACGGTGGAAGATGTGTTAAATAACAGGAGAAAAATTATgtttatttaagaaattaacAAGACACCGAAATGATGGTAGCATCAATTATATATGCAACAAATACACATCAGAGCATGCTCATACATGTTTGATTAGAAGGTTATTAGCTCTTTCAAGGATTTAGACCATGTCACTGATTACAGCACAAAACATGCTTCACATAGCTCCAACTGAAGATACTCATTTTAATGGCTGGCCCTAACTGTCCATACTTTTTAAGTCACCAAATGGACTCGCACCAGTTTTATTGCACATGGTTGAGGTCATGGGTACAGTATGCAGTCAGGCAGTAActgtttcagaaaaaaaaaggctaacAGATTTAAGTGCAAGCAAAGAAATTCCTATGCAAGTCATTGTGAGTCTTGTCAATGCAAACCTGCCTTTTTTCATGTACCTTGTTAGTAAACTCTTTGCACTCCAACATGTTAAGACAACCTTGAATTTTAGATTCATATAAAGGCAGCTCCACCTCTAACTTCATAACTATAACTTTGTAATATAAATGAAGCCACCCATCAATTTAATCTTCAGGTGTATTATGTAATCGATGATCATGCTGAGCAGTTCATGTAATGAACTACATAATAATTCTGCTCATGCATTTTACTATGCAATGCCTCCTGTTCAGCTCCGCATGAGCCTTCccacaaataatatcatctatctCAACCTTTCACATAGTTCCAAAGACCAGGCTCATAATGGCATGATCAAGAGATGGTAAAAGCCATAGCACCAGAATATTTTCCTTCTTGAGCTTAAGAACatgatctttatttttttttttttataatatttgtttAGGCAGTTGCCAACGTCTTAccttcttccttttaaatattttacatcTTGTGCTACCATCAAAGAAAACAGAATAAGAAAATCACAATATGAAATAGCTTAGCCCCAGCAAAAAGAGATCACCGCATAGAGTTTAGAGACCCTGGAAGTCAAAAAAACAGAGTTTATACAACAATTCTTTTACCTGTTCAACATATGTTAACAGAAGGTGTTGCAGTAAGACAGGTTGTGCCCTCTGTAGATGAGTGTATCCGGGAACTATCAGTCCTTCATTTTTTAAAGCTAAACTAACCAGCGCCACCTGAAATTACAAGGACCAACTCAGGCTTAATTAAATATAACTTCTGGCATGAACATGTTAAAGAAAGATTGTAGACAACATGAAAATATACAATCCACAGACTTGACCATGAAGCATCATACGATACAGAAACCGGAATGTTTTTCCATAGCAAATCCTTTTGATTGATTTAAGCATAAAAAAGTTAATGGTCTTGGAATTCAGAAATAAGTTCAGAAAATGAAAGAATATTGGCAAGCTTGGTATGTATACTAATCAGAATTTATACTAAAACTTTATAGCATGCCAGAAAAAAGGTTGAGACCATCCAAAAAGCCAATCACATGCATTTTATTATCAGGTTTATTCACCAGGTGCAGCTAATGGCAGCCGATCACTTCAAAAATTGTCAATGATATATCACAGGGTTTAAGATAGTCAAAAACAGTGCAACCCCTTCATATCAAATTACCGCTACTCCCTTCTGGATAATGAAATATATTTGAAATACTATGTACTGGAGGGCCACAAACTAGAAAACTTGGTCAATGATGCTATAGCTAGCAAAAGATTTATAATCATACATACAGTATGTTGACCGGTACATATCATACAAGATGTCGACCAGTATGGGTCCATACCTCAATCCTTGAATCCTTGGTTTGAGGTTTTCAGTCATCAACTAGCATAAGCATTGTAATTTTAAGGAAATGCAATAAAATGAGGAGCATGTAACTAATCTAATGATCTAAAATGTACAATCACTATGCTGTCTCCCAATTCAATTAAGCTAATTAAATTGCTGCCTTGTGAGCCATCTAATATGACATCCCTACTAAATGAAGATTTTCTTTGTTCTCTGCTTCTAATTTGAAATATCATACATTTTGACAGACAAAAAGTTCATATCTTCTAACCTGAAAGCTTCGAACATAACTCCGCATTATGGTATACCTCTCAGATGATTTGTCTTGAAATCATTCCATTACAACACATTgacaaattaacaaaaaaagaaaaaagaaaggccacaaaagaaagagagtagGGGAAGTTGGTGATTTTTCTACAAAGAGATATTTTGTGGTGATGGTGTTTCTTGGTCTGGGAAGGAAGATAACTCTAGAATATAATTTAAAAGTATGAGAACAGTGCAGTAATTTAAAAGAAACCTGAAGTTGTTTAATGCGTGCAAGAATTTTATCAATGGTTTCCCGACACCACAAGCGAAGATCCGTCACAACTTGATCATTTCGACTTCTTGCTGTGTGGAGCTTTTTTGCAGGTTCCCCAATCAGGTCTGTGAGTGCTGCCTCTATATTCATGTGCACATCCTCCCTATCTGTTCTCCACACAAATTCCCCTGCTTCAATTCTTCTCTCTATCTCATCAAGACCATGTAATATACTGTCTCTATCACTATCAGTCATTAAACCCTGCATTATTATCAGAATTCAGATAACAGAATGCACTTCATGGAACTATTATTATAGAgagaagacagagagagagagagagaactgaGAATTACTTAACAAGCACTTTAAGGGTAAATTGCAACTATATGATATCCATATAAACAGATTTCTTTTTTCCAAGGGCTTGTTCTTAAACTTATAAACCTGTTAAAAAATGGAATAAGATTTACAAAATTAAGCATACGACCAACCAAGTGCTCATTGTTTGGTACTTACAGTTTGGATATCTTAACAGATGATAGTTCAGAGTTATACTCTAACTGTAGCATTTTTTTCTCCAGCTGCCCCAATTTATTAAGGGACTTTACAGAAAAGATATGAATTCTAACTGACTTGGcttggcctctctctctctcagtaaTTTCATGGAAAAACTTTTTTGGCTTCCTCCACTCTCCCTATTTTGCAAAATCCACAAACCAAAAACAAGCAGGAACTATTTCCAACTCCATCATCCTCAGTTCAACAAGATAGCATGAACGCGTCCTCTAATTTTCCTCATTGACACAATCCATTGCATCAATGTCTCGTTATCTCAATAGTATTGTTTGGATTGCCACATCCGTGTTGGAACCATAATGAATGACCTAAGACATAATTGTCATGGAACCTTCCATTTGCTCAGCCACAAACACATAAAAAAGAATTTTCCCATCAACATCTCTCTCCTTGTAAAGCCCATCACCATCCTCGCATCATAAGTTCACACTGCTCTAGTATGTCAAATCTCCACCAAAACAAGATTTAGTCATAACATTTTGCAAATCAAACCCAAGCACAGTTCCAAACCCCTAATTAGCTCTACCTCAGCCTCAACAAAAAACCTAAATGCTATATATGTCATACTTTTGTACAAAAACACTGCATCAGGGAAATGGGGAGAAACTAAATTTGGAGTATAAAATTCCTGAGATATATCATCGAACACCAAGCGATCATACAGTCCTTGGATAGCGAACccgaaaaaaagaaataagtgGCACCAATCCAAACACCCAAGAATCCATTGGGAGAGAAAGGGAAGCACCTGGTGGGCGAGCATGGCGGCGTGCGCCCGGCTGCCCATGATGTCGTGCTTGTAGAGCTCCTTGTCGAAGGAGACCGACTCGCTGAACCGCTCGACGGCGTCGGTGACGCTATCCTCGAAGCGCCCGCCCCAGAGTTTGTCCTCCTTGGGTTTCTTGGGCTTCTGCTCCGTGGAGGCCATGGCCTCGGACGCGGCCGCGAGCCGCCACCCGCGGCCAGGGAGGAGGCGGCGAGAGGCGTCAAACAGGGGGAGGCGGCGCGAGCGTTGGCTGGGTACGGGGGGAAGGATGGGATGGTGGGGGTGGAAGAGGGATTTCATTACAGTAGAGGAGAAGGCGGAGGAGTAGGACGGCGAGTGAGGGAGCGGCGGCCTTCGAGCGGGGAGAGACGGGGTTTATTTAGCCGGAGACTAGCGTCGCACGTGACACGTGAATGATGTAATTTTTCGTTGGAGAAATATTCATGGAAATAAGATGGTtgtt
Above is a genomic segment from Phoenix dactylifera cultivar Barhee BC4 unplaced genomic scaffold, palm_55x_up_171113_PBpolish2nd_filt_p 000283F, whole genome shotgun sequence containing:
- the LOC103704649 gene encoding argininosuccinate lyase, chloroplastic, producing MKSLFHPHHPILPPVPSQRSRRLPLFDASRRLLPGRGWRLAAASEAMASTEQKPKKPKEDKLWGGRFEDSVTDAVERFSESVSFDKELYKHDIMGSRAHAAMLAHQGLMTDSDRDSILHGLDEIERRIEAGEFVWRTDREDVHMNIEAALTDLIGEPAKKLHTARSRNDQVVTDLRLWCRETIDKILARIKQLQVALVSLALKNEGLIVPGYTHLQRAQPVLLQHLLLTYVEQLERDAGRLVDCKERMNFCPLGACALAGTGLPINRFMTSSALGFTAPMRNSIDAVSDRDFVLEFLSANSITAIHLSRLGEEWVLWASEEFGFLTPSDSVSTGSSIMPQKKNPDPMELVRGKSARVVGDLVTLLVLCKGLPQAYNRDLQEDKEPLFDSVRTIIGMLEVTTEFACNITFNHAKIERALPAGHLDATTLADYLVKKGMPFRTSHEIVGRSVALCIARNCQLSDLTLDQLRSINPIFEENVYEYLGAESSVKKFCSYGSTGSECVAEQLNFWVSKLHINQTQE